GCCATCAGTAGGGAGAAATGGGGGGTAGGATCGTACTCGGAAGGAGCGAGGGAGGAGCGGAGATTAGGGGATGAGATTAGAGTGGAGACACGCTTTCCCTCTCGCCTCAACGCAGTCATCGCCATTTCTGCAGCGATTCGATCCCTTCGTCTTCTTCAAGAGTTTGGAGCTTCCTTGGAAGAAGTTTTTGTAGATCGAAGCTTTTGATTATCAGATATAGGGTTTCGTTTTACAGCAGCTGCAAATATGCACGCCCAACTGGATGCGAATCAGGGGCTTTTTTACAAACACCAAACACACTCTGCAAAACTTATTTGTCCGAAacttattttaatattttttaagtattttttgaaactttttgtttagttttttatggtaatttttaCCATAAATCGTTTGTCTCGATGAACTTGACTAAACAAatcggaaaaatataaaaatattgatagatgttaaaaaaaagttcatgcAAGACAAcactttacaaaaaaattctccatcCGTCCCATAAATTAGTCTTTTGCGAAACTACGtgcaatttcaaacttaaaactaatgtatttacgaaaataattttttaatttttttcacaattcaaaagatctcatcgagatctatcaaataagatttatattatACGGAAAATTATGGAAAGTGATTTTGGTACTCCACTTTTAGCCATTGACACTCCATTTATCCTATGTGAAATTACTAAATTCTATaccatttattttgttagtgttcATCAACTTTAAAGGGTAttgttttaaattcaaataggaaaaagacaaaaaatggagtgctaaTGGTTAAAagtagagtgtcaaaatcaattttcaaaattatttcggtaagtacattatttttaagcttaaaaattgcatGTAATTTTGTAAGGGACTAACTTTaggggacggagagagtaattgtttgatacatttttcgtccttagtgaaatttttttttgtagattataatttcttacttttaaactcctcttgttgagacggataattaattcaaaaaatataacgcaaatacaacaaaaattaaaaaaaaaacgaacaatAGATAATAAAGTCCATGTTCATTAAACAAGAGATTATAGGAATTAATTTTCTCCGCCGTCTCTCTTTGATTTTATTCTCTCTCGAACTAcctatctttttgttttctaattttctctTCATTGATGACTAACCATCAATCTGGATTGATAAACTTGTCATTTTAATTTGATGAATCATCATCGTTCAAATATATTTTAGGAGAATTTCCAATTGAccgaaacaaaatattttaggTGATAAACTTATTAAATTGTGGACATATAGTTAGGGCAAAGCCCAAAAGGTTACCGCTCACGGCATCTAAATTTGGGGCCAAAAAATAGGGGCCCCCTTtctaaatatgtatatatatttattgtcCAAAATATATGAAAGGTGCCTTTGATGGTTCATCGGTAAAAAGAGACCTTTTCCACAGAATGCTGTTCGAATATTGGtgggttctttttgttttttgcaagtGTTTATATgccaaaaatacatttatttaGAGTGTATAAGACAACGATAATTCTATTGCGACAATTGTAACTACAATGTTTTGAACCAGTCTCAAATAGAATACATAGCACCAACCTAAGCCATTAAGGACTAGATTGGATTATGTGTTAGGAGGATGTATTGGGCTATACACCTGGATGAGGGGTTGACACGACTTATTTGGTGTCGATTTGGATGTCATTTTTTCCCATGTATTAGCTCATCcctgttttttcatttttcccgGCGAAGCCGAATTTGGGGCCATATATTATTGCCATCCTACATACTCATCTTAGTAAAGTGTAGGAACTCATTTCCTCCATAATCCTACATATTCATCTTAGtaatctaataaataatttatttttcactcGGATAGATTTAACCGTTCGAAGTTCTTGGTTTGAAAGGTACGATTCTATgtgtaaatataaaaataaagtgaaggaataaaaaaaactaacattcCCATAACCATTGTGATTTTAATTAGATTTATTCATATTTATTTGAAATTCCATTTTTTCCTGTATTCTAACGAATAAGGAAGGGAAAACAAGAAGACGTTTTCCCACGcacataaattttttgttacatGAAAGAAATTCTTATAAACCTAAGCTCATTGATGCGTGCAAAGCTTGCagaaacacaaaattaacacaAGTTAAGATCCGTTGATTCGGGCATAAATACCCGGAAATCAAATCCTTCTTCGAACTTGCAGATTTTGAGAATACCCAAgaataaaagtatcaaacactTCGTTGATTTcgtaaaataccaaaaaaattaggccccgttccagaaaccttcttaaaaaataagcaacttattttacatttttaaactaaaaaataatataaataaaaaataaattttttattttttttgcattgtttaaaagatctcgatgagatatttcaaacaagatccatattgcatattttacaTTTCAATAatcccataatttttgagcttgaaattgccttcttaaaaaataagaacatttccttcattttggaacggggccttagaagATAAAAGAGATACTCTCTTTGTTATAACTTGGTATTATTCAATTTGGGTCAACTCCCTTTTACACAAGGCCTGCAAACATATTTATAATACTATACTTGACTCTTAATCTACCCACAATACATAATCTAGAACTAATCTTTAGACTTCTTTTGCTTACACAAAGTACAtatacaaaaccaaaatgacTCTTTAATTGATTAAACGACTCTTTAATTGATTAAATGACTTCAAAGATATTGACTGAAATCAAATAAGCGCTTAGATTAAACCTGAAATTGATTTGGACTTGATTAGAATAAAAAAGTCTTAAAATGCTATGTTCATTATTTCCCCCCTCAAGCTGGTCCAAATACAGGTCAATTGATGACCTTGTGTGTCTGCGTGAGGTTGTTTTTGGAGCTATGgttattttttgggtttgattctTTTTACTTTGGTTCATTGGTTGATTACTTGTCAATCGTGTAACCGTTTGGAGATCATTGAGGTATGGTATAAGCAAGACCGGCCCAAGGGTGAGCCCAGCAAGCCGTTAGGCtaggacaacccaaaataattttttgtgaaccaaaaaatacaaatgcCCAATACGTGTAAACTAAAGGCCCatccaaggaaaaaaaagggttgtGCAATCAGACAATtcaaattgggaaaatgacggttcagacgtattttaataattaatacccgtcaagaataagttaagaacatttattaacgctgaaaatgtcattgacggacattaattatcaaaacacgtcattgaccgtcattttcccctatTCACGCGCTGATATTCAACTTTTGTCTGACACGCTTCAAAACCATCATGACATTTTGTACTTTTTGCATATTACAACTTCAACccaaatgtattttacctttcCCATTTACCCCACTTCTTCTCCTCTGTATAACTTCAATGCAtatatggtattttacctttcTCATTTACCCCACCTCTCCTCCTTCCTATCATTGAAATATAAGTGGGAAATGATGGGTCGGTCCCGTTTTTTCCATCCTATCCCACGCCAGGACTGCCATGACATGGAATCCCATGTTAGGACTTTTTTTTAAGGCGCTTTTACTATTCAGCCCTAACTTTAGACGCATATTGTATAAAACATGTGGATGATGTTGAGTGATGCTACCGTGGCATATTTAGTTACTTTTTGCatttcaaaactttaaaattGAATATCTCTTACTATATATATTCATTTTTCatgaaatttatatttttggaacctactcatgagatctatcaaacaagatctatattgaataaaaattatgtgtagaaaaaaattaatttttgagaGTGCGAATTCTTCATTTGAGAAgtgtgaattttgcattttAGTGGGTATGaattactttattttggaaagtaTGAATTCTGCATTTAAATGGTgtaaattctttcattttggagtgtgaattctgtattttAGGGAGTGAGTTGTGTAGAGAATgtgtgaattttgcattttcacgctcaaaatttaacaaatttaaagaattcacaactttgaaaaaaaaagaattcacactCACAATTTAACAATTCACACTTAGGGTTCATCcatctatttttaattttttagtttttttttcaatattcttAGAGTTGGGGCTTAGGGTTTAGGGTCTAGAGTTGGCATTTCGCGAACCCTAAACCCTTAAGCCCACAACGATAAGTAGTTGTCCGTAACATCCGCTTCACCTTGGGATGGCaatcggggcggatatgggaAATTCCGTACCCGATCTCCGAAACCGAACTCCTACCCATATCCGCCCTGATACCCGAATGGGGAGAGTAAAATGAAACTATTATTGAACCATTCAAGgttcgggtaatccccgaaccagatttggttttttatccaaaaaaaagagaaaaaaagttaATGGCTTTTGGGGTGTGTTCGTTCGTTTGTTCGTTCGTTCGAGAGAGATGAGTATTTGTGTTTGGACGTCGCTAGAGCCGCAGATCTGTGAGTTCGATTGAAGATTGTGCTTGACACCATgggagaagggggggggggggttgttaTCTCATGTttgtgattgagagagagaggatgacgACGAACAACAGATGACGATGAACGGCGGAGACCGCGAGGGGTGCAAAGGAAAGGAGGGGCTGGGTTTGAGGTTTGCATGGAGTGAGTTGATGACTGTTGTTATAAATTTATATAAAAGGTTATCACATTCTAGGTCCTTAGACCTTAACACATACAACAATTTGGTCCCTAAATTTTTGGACATATGCACTTCAACCACTGGTCTCTTTTAACtccggtatatatatatatacacacacacacacacacacacacacacacacttacctTCTGATGAGGTCGAccttacctttaaaaaatgCGGACGTCCATTTTAtgccgttggatctcatccaacggctcagattttAAAAGTCTAACTCGCGGGTAAGAATAAGGATGGTTCGGGTAAAATGCTTCCCGGGTACCACACGCGGGTCAAAATCCCTCAGCTTCCCTTTTACgcctcatttttcaaatcacgcctcagagagaaaagagagaagacgAACAGCGAGAGAAATGCGAAGGACGAAGaacaacgaagaagaagaagatagatcggtctctctctctccctctctctcgctgactctctctatctctttgaaCGACTagggttttgttcttctttttgcagaagaagaagaagaaatcgaaCGAAGAAGATGATGACGAAACACCAAGGTCGATTACTCTCTGTCCCTCCCTCTCTTTGCTGGTTCAACGAttaaaaaattagggctttttgcCGATTCGAACCAGATAGGGCTTTTCATGAACGACTAAAGCTCCTGTAATATTCAATGTCGAATTTAGGGTTTGGGTTCGAAATGATTTATGTACTCCGGAAGAAGCATTGATCTTGGAAGTATAAAATAAGTTTGAAAAGAaggttcatttctttttctttttttttacctaaaaaAACATGAACAATTATCAGAAGTAGTGTTACTACCAAAATCTAAAGCTCCTGTAATATTCAATGTCGAATTTATGGTTAGGGTTCAAAATGATTTCCGTACTCCGGAAGAAGCATTGATCTTGaaagtataaaataagtttgaaaagaaggttcatttctttttcatttttttacctAAACATGAACAATTATTAGAAGTAGGGTTAATTCCAAAATCAGTTTGAAAAGAAGGTTcatttctaatttttcttttccaactaGATATGCCACCACCGACCGTCCGCTAACCAAGGTCTATGTGGCTTGAAAAAAATGAGCGAGTATGGTGAAGGGAGTCGTATCCAAGTGCCGATTATTCATGACCATAGTTTGAAAGAACTGCTTCAAGTGAGGGCAAGGGGTTATGGTAAAAGACTCAGGGGAGGGAAAGAGAAGGCTGCCAAGAAGGATTGGCGTTGTAACGGTTGTGGGTTAACAGGGCAATCGCACGACAAAAGAAATTGTCCAAAACTTCTCAGCACGTACGTGTTTCAAATTTGTAATCTAAATTTAATTGTTTCATTGTTTGCATTATAATTGCTCTCTTTTTCTTGTTAGCTCTTCGCAAAATAGTAGGATGAATGACGACAACGACATTGACATTAACTATGCGATGCCAATGATTGTAAGTGTTTATTATAAAatgcttcaaatatttcttGCACCGTTGTTTCCCATGGGATTCTGTGGTACATCTCATATTTACACATTCGGCTTGCAGGATGAATTGGTGTTGCTGTTTGGAACTGCTTTGTGGAACtgtttggtgggtttttttttcagttttggaGATCTGCTATCTGTTCTTTTGGAGGCTGAATTGGTGGCATGTTTAGAAGACTTGATTTGTGGGTGTTGTTCACTGTTTGGAACTGCTGTTCACAGATTTTAATGAGAACTTTAAGCTTGTGTTCTCTTTATTTTGTGGTGTATTGTAGAACAAAAAGTTGCATATGATTAATGTACTGGTATTTGTCAAATGCTCGTGGTTTTTGTTGAGTTGTATAAGTCTTGGTCCCTTTCCCATTCAAGCTTCTGTTTTGTGAATGGTAACTTGGTTAAATTACTTACTTGCATAACAAAAATATACAGTTGTAAAATTCAATGAAGTGGGAACCATGACTTAGTTCACTTGTCTTGGGAAAGTGTAAGGCCAACAGCAATTTACATGTCCATATATGCTTTGATCTCAGGAAGGTTTGTTTTGTCATATATTACACCACCGAACAAAGGGTTGCCTCTCTCTTCCCTTGCTTTGTTGTGGCATTCAGGCGGTTGTAGAGGCTTGCCTCTCTCTTCTCCTGTTGTCATGTCTtgatcatcaaaacaaaaacaggtGACTATTGTTGGTAAAAGCAAAAATTGGTTCTGTTGATGTAGGTAATTAGAAATGTGTGGACTTAGCTCGCTTTAGCAGCCATAAAATAATGTAGGCATGCAATGGTACCGATACACATATAGGACGGGATGTGACACGATACGGATACGTCGATATAACACGGATACAATCACACGTTATTGTCCAACACACTTGCGATACACACAAGAGTTCCATAAAAATTAATGAGAACTGTATACTCTATAGCAAACTCAAGTCCCCACTGCCTCGTTTCATATTacacaacaaaataacaaagtTCAAGTAGGAACATTGCCCATCAGCACAAAAGAAAGAGTTCAAAAGCTCGAACTAGCGTAGTTACAGAAATCAAATCCGAATTTTTATTGGTTCCCTAATGTAGTACAATGTTTTTCTTCCCCACCAATTTTGCTATGCATCAACAAAATAAGTTCTTTGGGATTTCGTGGCCTTGGTCTGTGAGCTTTCCAACTCCAACACCTACAAATAAGCTAAGCTTGTACGCTTTCCAACTCCAGCACCTATAAATAAGATCAGCAAAAGAACCAATACATTCAGACTaatattagcaaaaaaaacCAGCACCAAGCATAGAATGGAAGGCATTGGATCCATTCATCTTCAAACTAGAATCCAAAACAGTGCCAAAATCAAACTTATCCATAAAAAATCAGCGTTACAAGTGAAAGAGTCACAAGTAAGAAATTCAATACTTGTCCAATAGCTATGGCAACCACTTCTCACAGTCAGCTTTGGACAAGAAGGTGACTCGAAAAAAACCCAAGCATGGCACATTCCTTACTTCAGGAAAATGTCATCCCATCCGAACTCCGGAAAGAATATGACTGCATACATAAATCTACCTACGGAACATACATATGGAAAATCGCAAAATTACAAACAACCCTAGCCTTCAAAACGCCCAAATCTCCACCTTTATTGCCCCAAATCAGAATCAAAATCAGATCCATACACCCACAACCCTAAGTTGGCATTCAATAAAAACCCCTAATTTCACGGTCaataaaaaaaccctaatctctATCGTTCAAACCTTCTTCCGGAGTACATAAATCATTTCGAACCCAAACCCTAAATTCGACATTGAATATTACAGGAGCTTTAGTCATTCATGAAAAGCCCTATCTGGTTCGAATCGgcaaaaagccctaattttttaaTCGTTGAACCAacaaagagagggagggacAGAGAGTAATCGACCTTGGTGTTTCGTCATCATCTTCTTCGttcgatttcttcttcttcttctgcaaaaagaagaacaaaaccctAGTCGttcaaagagatagagagagtcagcgagagagagggagagagagagaccgatctatcttcttcttcttcgttgttCTTCGTCCTTCGCATTTCTCTCGCTATTcgtcttctctcttttctctctgtggcgtgatttgaaaaatgaggcatAAAAGGGAAGCTGAGGGATTTTGACCCGCGTGTGGTATCCGGGAAGCATTTTACCCGAACCATCCCTATTCTTACCCGCGAGTTAGACTTTTaaaatctgagccgttggatgagatccaacggcaCAAAATGGACGTCCGcattttttaaaggtaaggTCGACCTCATCAGAAGGTGAGTGtgtatctatctatatatatatatatatagtgtgtgtgtgtgtgtgtgtgtgtgtatctagTAGGGATGTCCTTATTTTAGCAAAATGCGGACTTCTCTTTTAAGTCATTGTatctcatccaacggctgtAATAAAAGGGGAGTAATTCGCGGGTTTAAATAGGCATGGGTTGAGTAAATGTGTTCCCGGGTCATCCAATACGGGCCCCAAACAAAACCCCCTCTCCCCtcattcagagagagagagagagagagagaaagagagagagaacaggaGATGATCGAAGAAGAGGAGAAATCGATCAAGAAGAACACGATAACCGACGACGAATGAAGATTTTTCAGAATAAAACCAAGGTATCTCTccgtttctctttctctctctcgatttccCCTCTTGACTTTCCCTTAGCAAGCAGAAACCCGAAACCCtaatgttagggttttttttgttaacacagAGCAGATCCACGAAAAAAAGACCACGATCGAAGAACAACGAAAATCCACAAGATTTGGGTTCCATTTCAAATCGACCAACAAAGAAGAGGATGACGAAAATCAGAACAATTGAAGGTATCTCTCCCTTTGGCTTCgaatctatatttttttttcgggaaatttttaaaaatggtccctctagtttgcacgagttctcattttcgtccctctactattaattgtatcaattttaaccctgtagttttcattccatctcaatttcgtcatTCTCCTtgacgccgtccatgaaacaaacggaattgaagggcaaaattgtcattttctctcacagagggaccaaattgaaattttatgcaaaccagagggattatttttaaaatttaacattttattttcattttttgcaaataaaataaaaaagaccataagtaatgtatttgacaactgaattattttttattgggtaattaaactatattgaaaaatttatatttcattacacattacaaaaatattagaaaatacacaaatcaaccccttagctaatgtctttgtatcatgttcttataatcttcttattttttcacccaataaaaaaaatgtttaaaatccgtgtttatttgttatatgagtgatcttatgagtaagtcccaaaataaatacacttatacccatattttaatgtatttgatctcttaatatttaatagtatttcattgcttaattaaacacaattacaagatttctaaatactactgaacaactttttctttttaatcatgtgacaaaaaaaataaagatagtgaaaattcaattgaaaaaaaaaaatacaagaccaagacaattatcataagggttgtttttcgaattttctcatattttttgtgatgtatataataaaaactttacaaaatttcaacatattttttattattcaatataaaatgagatgagaaatatattatatatgatgtattttaaatttatttacaaaaacaaaagtaaaaaacaaaattatagaaatagtccctctagtttacatgaaatctcaatttagtccctctgtgaggagaaatgacaattttgtcctccaattccatttgtttcattaacgtcGTAAGCTAGAGGGAAGAAATTGAGACATAATGCAAATTagaggactaaaagtaacacaattgatactagagggatgaaaatgaaaattcatgcaaactagagggaccatttataaaaatttccctttttttcccaaatagggagtgcagaaaaaaaaaagaaaaagaaaccacaAATTAGGATTGCCAAAATTTGAATGGGTTTATGAAAAACACTTATTCTTTGTTTGCTTTACAACtccaaaagaatttttcaaaaaatttcccctaGATTTTCCCTACTtcttatatttctttttttatctctctccacttattactcctactatttttcaaaaaaaatttaaaaaaccaatCTAAACAAGgcattattttgaaaaatccaaattttcgAATGAGATATCTCTCTGATTCCCTATCTCTTTGAATGAGGTATATACTAGGATTttctttcaaatcttttttttttcttttcaaaatcagaGGACCACGATCAGACTTAAAAACCCAACAGATCGCGATACATTTAGAGAAAAGAAGACGACACGATCAACTCTTTGCTTTGActtcaaatttgagtaagaagtggagatgctcttagggttcAATAGTAGGGTTTGTTTGAGAGATGAGATGGAATTAGaagtttttggtgtggttcaaAATTTGGGTTGCTTCCTGTTGATAATCTTTTGAGGGAAGGATTGCTCCACATCGTGCACCAAAAGTGTGCCATGATCTCACAAAAATCCCTTAGCAAATGCAATTACATTACTACATGTGTTGTAGCTCTCTGACAAATTAAAGATACAACCATGGGATTGGTGTTCTGCTAGAGCAAGTTCAGTCTCACATTCTAGGTTTATTTGcttatgaatttgattttttatctAGGAATGGCAGAAAAGAGGTTCtattatgttgtttttgttggaaaagtcCCCGAAATCTATGAAAGTTAGATAGCTTATAGTGAACAAGTAACTCGCTTCTCTAGGGCTATGTTTAAAAAGTATCCGTCATTGGAAGAGGCAAATAATGCTTGGAGTGTGTTTGTTGAATCTCAATCCAATGTGCAATTGTCGTCTCCTCAACTTGCTCAACTCCCCACCGATTATCCACCGTTGCTCATACTTGTGCAAGCAAACATGGAAAGCCAAGCTCCTTACAAGCTGTCGAAACTTTGCGTGTAAATTCCATTATTCTTACTTGGAGCAATAATAGGAATTTTAGTTGTGTTGGTCGTCAtgtatattttcttttagtTGGGTTATGCAATGCTTATGTTCAAGACAATGTATAACTTGTGATGTGTACAAATTTAGAGCTTGAGCAAGTGTTCTTGACTACCTGTTAGAAATCTATGGAGATTAATCTCGTTTTGTACTTACATAGTTTTATCTAGAAACGGGCGTTTTTAGATGTGGTGTTTGGTTGTGCCTATTATTTTTGGCTACCATGTAGATTATCAAGACATGACAAAACGGGGGAAGAGATAGGCAAGCCTCTGGAACTGGCCAATTTTGCACCGCGGCCCCATACTTTCTAACAACTTGTTATCATTCATTTGTTCAATTTTGGGAAACTTAATAGT
This DNA window, taken from Rhododendron vialii isolate Sample 1 chromosome 8a, ASM3025357v1, encodes the following:
- the LOC131299175 gene encoding uncharacterized protein LOC131299175, which codes for MSEYGEGSRIQVPIIHDHSLKELLQVRARGYGKRLRGGKEKAAKKDWRCNGCGLTGQSHDKRNCPKLLSTSSQNSRMNDDNDIDINYAMPMIVSVYYKMLQIFLAPLFPMGFCGTSHIYTFGLQDELVLLFGTALWNCLVGFFFSFGDLLSVLLEAELVACLEDLICGCCSLFGTAVHRF